From one Luteolibacter sp. SL250 genomic stretch:
- a CDS encoding Ig-like domain-containing protein translates to MPLLDACLLDVYHILSAALFISMVGLTGSVRAEILDAGELFTTAVKADGTVWAWGYNDTSQLGDGTTIQRDMPVQVSGLTGTVAVSAGEGHAIALKSDGTVWAWGSNTNGRLGDGTLIDRAIPVQVSGLSSVVAISAGRSHSMAVKSDGTVWAWGNNGSGRLGDGTTTQRNTPVQVSGLTSVVAISAGESHSLAVKSDGTAWSWGNNGSGRLGDGTTTARNTPVQVFGLDSVTAISAGESHSVAVKSDGTAWAWGNNESGRIGDGTTSQRSTPVQVIGLSEAVSISAGQYHTVALNSNGSVWAWGRNESGQLGDGTTTRKSEPVQVIGLVGVSVSAGQHHTVILGGDGSVVSLGNNRYGQLGDGAVVQRKSWSQRFISNIDSISGSSGHTLLVDVDGNVWSVGRYDQGQLGYEAISSHLTPNKVEKVKNIVSAEAGGSHSLALDDGGEVWAWGSNSVGELGNGTTSNSATPIPVRVVDMDNVVAISAGECHSLALKNNGTVWAWGQNWSGELGDGSWLDRSSPVQVNGLSGIVAISAGYFHSMALKSDGTVWTWGANWSGQLGDGTTTFSNIPVQVLGLNGVIAVSCGCEFAIALKDDGTVWAWGSNASGNIGDGTFTNRSTPTQVANLAGITSISASKGDFDAALWACSLAIRSDGSVWGWGANSYGQLGDDTNAVRSMPIQIPNVNVGQAGRTFAGNKTSYIIKDDGRILSTGFGPRGELINSFNTYANCVARLALGFNYINPIPELLIAAPSSDTSVNLHHNVTVEATASVSSGSIDRVYFYADGIYLGEDDTAPYTYTYTPTTWGNLEIHAIAASSAGAFSKPSDYLRLKTPYDGNSNDIPDWEEFKLWMEGYFGIGHGFGPSDDPDGDGLTNSQEYALGTSPIDIDTDHDGVPDGEDEYPLTPAIDSPTIISVFVLTPLR, encoded by the coding sequence TTGCCTCTTCTGGATGCCTGTTTGTTAGATGTATATCATATATTGAGCGCCGCTCTGTTTATTTCCATGGTTGGACTGACTGGAAGCGTGCGGGCGGAAATACTTGACGCGGGCGAGCTGTTCACCACTGCTGTCAAAGCAGATGGTACAGTGTGGGCTTGGGGATACAATGATACAAGTCAGCTTGGGGATGGGACGACTATACAGAGGGATATGCCAGTTCAAGTCTCAGGTCTGACCGGGACGGTGGCCGTTTCTGCGGGGGAGGGACATGCGATCGCACTGAAATCCGACGGAACCGTTTGGGCATGGGGATCCAACACCAATGGAAGGTTGGGAGACGGGACGCTAATAGATAGAGCCATACCGGTTCAAGTTTCGGGATTGAGTTCAGTGGTGGCGATATCAGCGGGTAGAAGTCATAGCATGGCCGTAAAATCCGATGGGACGGTGTGGGCATGGGGAAACAACGGAAGTGGTCGCCTCGGAGATGGAACAACGACCCAAAGAAATACTCCGGTGCAAGTTTCGGGATTAACTTCAGTGGTGGCAATATCAGCGGGTGAAAGCCATAGCTTGGCCGTGAAGTCTGATGGAACGGCTTGGTCATGGGGAAACAATGGAAGCGGTCGGCTCGGAGATGGAACAACGACTGCAAGGAATACTCCAGTGCAAGTTTTCGGATTAGATTCAGTGACAGCAATATCAGCGGGTGAAAGCCATAGCGTGGCTGTGAAGTCTGATGGAACGGCGTGGGCATGGGGAAACAATGAAAGTGGTCGGATCGGAGATGGAACGACGAGCCAAAGAAGCACGCCAGTTCAAGTAATAGGTTTGAGCGAAGCTGTGTCGATATCAGCCGGTCAATATCACACAGTTGCACTTAATTCAAATGGTTCGGTATGGGCGTGGGGGCGTAATGAAAGCGGGCAGTTGGGGGATGGGACGACCACGCGGAAAAGTGAACCGGTTCAAGTGATCGGATTAGTCGGGGTGTCGGTTTCTGCAGGCCAACACCACACGGTTATACTGGGAGGGGATGGATCCGTGGTTTCTTTAGGGAATAATCGGTATGGTCAGTTGGGCGACGGTGCGGTGGTTCAACGTAAAAGCTGGAGCCAGAGATTTATTTCGAATATTGATTCGATATCAGGTAGTTCAGGGCATACCCTTCTTGTTGATGTTGATGGTAATGTTTGGTCCGTAGGTCGCTATGATCAGGGGCAGTTGGGGTATGAGGCGATATCGAGTCATCTCACGCCAAATAAAGTTGAAAAAGTTAAGAATATCGTAAGTGCCGAAGCAGGGGGATCCCATTCGCTTGCCTTGGATGATGGCGGCGAGGTGTGGGCTTGGGGGAGTAATTCAGTTGGGGAGCTGGGGAATGGGACAACTAGTAATAGTGCGACTCCTATTCCTGTCCGAGTAGTAGATATGGACAACGTGGTTGCTATTTCCGCAGGAGAGTGTCACTCGTTGGCGCTAAAAAATAATGGTACAGTATGGGCTTGGGGACAAAATTGGTCTGGTGAGTTGGGAGACGGTTCGTGGCTAGATCGGTCAAGTCCTGTACAGGTAAATGGATTGTCTGGGATAGTTGCAATATCGGCCGGGTACTTTCATTCGATGGCTCTAAAATCTGACGGGACCGTTTGGACATGGGGTGCGAACTGGTCGGGACAACTTGGGGATGGAACAACTACGTTTAGCAATATCCCAGTTCAGGTATTGGGTCTTAATGGGGTAATCGCCGTTTCATGTGGATGTGAATTTGCCATTGCGCTTAAAGATGATGGTACCGTTTGGGCTTGGGGAAGCAATGCGAGTGGCAATATTGGCGATGGAACATTTACGAACAGGTCAACTCCAACTCAAGTTGCGAACCTCGCCGGAATCACTTCAATTTCGGCGAGTAAAGGAGACTTTGACGCAGCACTGTGGGCATGTTCGTTGGCTATTAGATCAGATGGGAGCGTATGGGGATGGGGAGCCAACTCGTATGGGCAGCTAGGTGATGATACTAATGCCGTTCGATCAATGCCAATTCAAATTCCAAACGTAAATGTCGGACAGGCCGGGCGGACATTCGCGGGTAATAAAACAAGTTATATTATCAAGGATGACGGCCGAATATTGTCTACTGGTTTTGGTCCTAGGGGGGAGCTGATAAATTCTTTCAATACCTATGCCAATTGTGTCGCTCGATTAGCTTTGGGGTTTAACTATATAAATCCGATTCCCGAGCTTTTGATTGCCGCACCATCATCCGATACATCAGTAAATCTCCACCATAACGTGACGGTGGAGGCAACTGCATCAGTGAGTTCGGGAAGTATCGACCGAGTCTACTTCTACGCTGATGGCATTTATCTCGGAGAGGACGATACTGCTCCCTACACCTACACCTACACTCCGACAACCTGGGGCAACCTTGAGATTCACGCGATTGCGGCGAGTTCTGCGGGGGCATTTTCAAAGCCCTCAGACTACCTGCGCCTCAAGACGCCTTATGACGGAAACTCCAACGACATTCCTGACTGGGAAGAGTTCAAGCTCTGGATGGAGGGATATTTTGGTATAGGCCATGGCTTCGGACCCAGTGATGACCCTGATGGAGACGGTCTTACCAACTCCCAGGAATACGCACTGGGAACATCTCCGATAGATATTGACACGGATCATGACGGTGTCCCGGACGGGGAGGATGAGTATCCGCTGACCCCGGCAATTGATAGTCCAACGATTATTTCAGTGTTTGTACTCACGCCGTTAAGATAG
- a CDS encoding MerR family transcriptional regulator has protein sequence MVILIQDERFSFGSFVWEQPRQYEKVKKKSIHNQKKAETPVLIDGPLVMRPAMVADYFGVTEKTVKEWGRKGLLVSVFPGDGSTYYTMESIQALALKKPHLIAKARKEHAGLTLEQELQKHDARDSNTMVRRSKVIAFFDLADEELLRWEEKGVLTPQRVDGADGIHYCFKDVKALIQDIMDEIRV, from the coding sequence ATGGTCATTCTGATTCAGGATGAGCGATTTTCTTTCGGTTCATTTGTGTGGGAACAACCCAGACAATATGAAAAAGTGAAAAAGAAAAGTATCCATAACCAGAAGAAAGCGGAAACCCCTGTGTTGATCGATGGCCCTCTCGTGATGCGCCCTGCGATGGTTGCAGATTATTTCGGTGTTACCGAAAAGACGGTCAAGGAGTGGGGACGGAAAGGACTCCTCGTCTCTGTCTTTCCGGGAGACGGTTCGACCTACTACACCATGGAGTCGATCCAAGCGCTCGCACTTAAGAAACCACACCTCATTGCAAAAGCTAGGAAGGAGCACGCTGGATTGACATTGGAGCAAGAGCTTCAAAAGCACGATGCTCGTGATTCGAACACTATGGTTCGACGCAGCAAGGTGATTGCATTCTTTGATCTCGCCGACGAAGAACTCCTCAGGTGGGAAGAAAAGGGGGTGTTGACGCCTCAACGCGTCGATGGGGCGGACGGGATACACTACTGTTTCAAAGATGTGAAGGCCCTGATCCAAGATATCATGGACGAAATTCGAGTATGA
- a CDS encoding discoidin domain-containing protein, with translation MFYRVERSILSGSRSVCQIAFASVLTLPLFGVSGLLAENEVSGPLRGAKVSASSVSGTHDAKNAADGDATDASAWVGGGEGEGQWLQLDFPSPVRVSEVQLHSGLRSIKGSLVTAGEIQVKEGADWKKVGEFSNNRFDELRITVPGGLIETSSLRLWTVQKGEVAVRELALYPQSAALGEGLGFYGDGTHMVSVNQIAYNDGYPKRFTVPTAIKDGAKFSVRKAGSDKEALFTGDIRAGTGDFSAWNAGKDGGDYTIHVEGGGMDAEKSFPFAVGERALQKSLLQPMVDFMVDARSVVGTHPSAYGGAAWRDGSYYTHELASLVMLYLAFPDEISEMPRQIDWQAEQVRVLSPDFKWVPTRGDNHLLEAARYYYRHYEAPAADAPDAVKLIHWGCGMTMAKPKIFDPSGDGIGLQVHSQLIEQVAYVLALEPKLKKWIPKTFFTEAQAFVDKHWAKVGLLRVPHTWEPRDYREATDPALRQMSGPALNPYKGRHVPGHSILPNLLMYEVTRRNESGRGINYLTAAISQAQYVIREMDWRDPRHTKGHRMSEHKMITGLVWLQQNYPEQAPSGLKKKLEDWADVAISRSDNLWDFRRYDLGDHWTIPVMNEPGNLGGFPACALSVSWVIEDSAKKKRLREIAFAALDCLLGRNPINSASPHHPERGWNGMIERGWPVGFPNGTTARLETCRGSLSSGPGSEMYPFNPRGKPRFPEGWSAFNSALNVGLAYIEMDSKSHAGLPPECINQKD, from the coding sequence ATGTTTTATCGGGTGGAAAGATCAATTCTGTCGGGCAGTCGTTCGGTGTGCCAGATAGCGTTTGCCTCTGTTTTGACGCTTCCTTTATTCGGAGTTTCAGGTCTCCTTGCAGAGAATGAAGTCTCCGGTCCTCTCCGTGGGGCGAAGGTATCAGCGAGTTCCGTTTCGGGGACGCATGACGCGAAGAATGCTGCTGATGGAGATGCGACCGATGCTTCTGCATGGGTGGGTGGAGGAGAGGGGGAAGGGCAGTGGTTGCAATTGGACTTTCCGTCGCCTGTAAGGGTTTCTGAAGTTCAGCTCCACAGCGGTCTCAGATCGATCAAGGGCTCGCTCGTGACGGCGGGAGAGATCCAAGTGAAGGAAGGAGCCGATTGGAAGAAGGTCGGAGAGTTTTCCAATAACAGGTTCGATGAACTAAGGATTACGGTCCCAGGAGGGCTGATTGAAACATCCTCTCTCCGGCTGTGGACTGTTCAGAAAGGCGAGGTGGCTGTGCGGGAACTTGCGCTCTACCCACAGTCAGCAGCGCTCGGGGAAGGCCTAGGTTTTTATGGTGATGGCACACATATGGTGAGCGTGAACCAGATCGCTTACAACGACGGTTATCCGAAACGGTTCACTGTGCCAACCGCGATCAAGGATGGCGCCAAGTTCTCAGTCCGAAAAGCAGGTTCGGACAAGGAGGCGCTTTTCACAGGAGACATAAGGGCGGGGACTGGGGATTTCTCAGCATGGAACGCAGGCAAGGACGGAGGGGACTACACGATTCACGTTGAAGGCGGAGGGATGGATGCTGAAAAATCGTTTCCTTTTGCGGTGGGTGAGAGAGCTTTGCAAAAATCCCTGTTGCAACCAATGGTGGATTTCATGGTTGATGCGCGCTCGGTCGTGGGAACTCACCCGAGTGCCTATGGTGGTGCCGCATGGCGGGATGGAAGTTATTACACCCACGAATTGGCGTCATTGGTGATGCTCTATCTGGCGTTTCCGGATGAGATCAGCGAAATGCCTCGCCAGATCGACTGGCAGGCGGAGCAAGTCAGGGTTCTCTCTCCGGATTTCAAATGGGTGCCAACGAGGGGAGACAATCATCTCCTGGAAGCGGCCCGATACTACTATCGCCACTATGAGGCCCCGGCAGCTGACGCTCCGGATGCCGTGAAATTGATCCATTGGGGCTGCGGGATGACCATGGCCAAACCCAAGATCTTCGATCCGAGCGGCGATGGCATCGGTTTACAGGTGCATTCGCAACTGATCGAACAAGTGGCGTATGTCCTAGCGTTGGAGCCGAAGCTCAAGAAATGGATCCCGAAAACATTTTTCACCGAAGCCCAAGCATTCGTGGACAAGCACTGGGCGAAAGTGGGACTTCTGAGGGTTCCTCACACTTGGGAACCCCGGGACTACAGGGAGGCGACAGACCCGGCACTGAGACAGATGTCCGGCCCCGCACTCAATCCCTACAAGGGCCGCCATGTTCCCGGGCACTCGATTCTGCCTAACCTTCTCATGTATGAAGTGACTCGGCGTAATGAAAGCGGAAGAGGGATCAATTACCTCACCGCCGCGATTTCCCAGGCGCAGTATGTGATCCGCGAGATGGACTGGAGGGACCCGCGCCACACGAAGGGTCACCGGATGAGCGAGCACAAGATGATTACGGGCTTGGTGTGGCTCCAGCAGAACTACCCGGAGCAGGCTCCATCGGGACTGAAAAAGAAGCTGGAGGATTGGGCGGATGTTGCCATCTCCCGATCCGATAACCTCTGGGATTTCCGTCGCTACGACCTTGGAGACCACTGGACGATCCCGGTGATGAACGAGCCTGGTAATTTGGGGGGCTTCCCGGCGTGTGCCTTGTCGGTAAGCTGGGTGATTGAGGATTCCGCGAAAAAGAAACGTCTCAGAGAGATCGCATTTGCTGCCTTGGACTGCCTCTTGGGGCGGAATCCGATCAATAGTGCTTCACCCCATCATCCGGAACGGGGGTGGAATGGAATGATCGAGAGAGGATGGCCAGTGGGGTTCCCGAACGGAACTACAGCACGTCTGGAGACTTGCCGGGGATCGCTCTCCTCAGGTCCCGGGAGCGAGATGTATCCCTTCAACCCTAGGGGAAAGCCCAGATTTCCGGAAGGTTGGAGCGCGTTCAATTCAGCTCTGAACGTGGGATTGGCCTATATCGAAATGGATTCAAAATCGCATGCCGGATTGCCTCCGGAATGCATTAACCAAAAGGATTAA